One window of the Leptotrichia massiliensis genome contains the following:
- a CDS encoding SufS family cysteine desulfurase, whose product MDYRKEFPIFKNRNNHYLDTAATSQKPKRVLDKIMEYYEKYNGNPGRGSHTLSMEASSLMANARNTVQKFINAKYPEEVIFTKSTTESINLIAYSYGMEFINENDEIILGISNHHANIVPWQFVAKKKNAKIKFVYLTENGQFDIEDFENKLSDKTKLVAVSAVVNVTGVIQPIKKIIEIARNKNKNIRILVDAAQSMLHFKHDVQKLDADFLVFSGHKLFTPMGIGVMYGKKDILDEMPPFLYGGDMIEFVTEEESTFAPLPNKFEGGTQNVEGAVTLEEAINFIEEISYEKINEIENSLTEIALEKLKKLDFVETYFTKYVERAGIIAFNVKNVHSHDVAFILDSYNVAVRSGHHCAQPLMKYLGVPSCCRASFSIYNNEEDVDKLIEVLLKVKEVFEL is encoded by the coding sequence TAATCACTATCTTGATACAGCGGCAACTTCACAAAAGCCAAAAAGAGTGCTGGATAAAATTATGGAATATTATGAAAAATATAACGGCAATCCAGGGCGTGGTTCGCATACTTTATCCATGGAAGCCTCAAGCTTGATGGCAAACGCACGAAATACTGTACAGAAGTTTATTAATGCAAAATATCCTGAAGAAGTGATTTTTACAAAAAGTACAACTGAATCAATCAATTTAATAGCCTATTCTTACGGAATGGAATTTATAAATGAAAATGATGAAATAATTCTAGGAATTTCAAATCATCATGCAAATATTGTCCCTTGGCAGTTTGTCGCTAAAAAGAAAAATGCTAAGATAAAATTTGTGTACCTTACTGAAAATGGGCAATTTGATATTGAAGATTTTGAAAATAAATTGTCAGATAAAACAAAACTTGTAGCTGTTTCCGCTGTGGTAAATGTTACAGGAGTTATTCAGCCCATAAAGAAAATTATTGAAATTGCACGAAACAAAAATAAAAATATACGCATTCTTGTGGATGCTGCACAGTCGATGCTGCATTTTAAACATGATGTTCAAAAATTGGATGCGGATTTTCTTGTATTTTCAGGACATAAATTATTTACACCAATGGGAATTGGAGTTATGTATGGGAAAAAGGATATTCTTGACGAAATGCCGCCTTTTTTATACGGCGGAGATATGATTGAATTTGTAACAGAGGAGGAATCAACGTTTGCACCACTTCCAAATAAGTTTGAAGGCGGGACTCAAAATGTGGAAGGGGCAGTAACTCTGGAAGAAGCAATTAATTTTATTGAAGAAATAAGTTATGAGAAAATTAATGAAATTGAAAATTCTCTTACGGAAATTGCTTTAGAAAAATTGAAAAAGCTAGATTTTGTGGAAACATATTTTACAAAATATGTTGAGCGTGCTGGAATTATTGCCTTTAATGTAAAAAATGTGCATTCTCATGATGTGGCATTTATACTTGACTCGTATAATGTGGCAGTTCGTTCAGGACATCATTGTGCACAGCCTTTAATGAAGTATTTAGGAGTGCCTTCGTGCTGTCGTGCGAGTTTTAGCATTTACAACAATGAAGAGGATGTTGATAAACTGATAGAAGTGCTTTTAAAAGTGAAGGAAGTTTTTGAATTATAG
- the sufU gene encoding Fe-S cluster assembly sulfur transfer protein SufU produces MNLEKIYQQTILEYSRRKELNREIENPTFAERGHNPNCGDDLTLEIKTDENGVITDAAFIGSGCAISTASMAMLIDLVKGKTMEEAKKKVNLFFKMMKQEEKLTSEESKKLGDAVLMEYVAQMPARVKCATLSWHSLKVIVEKSEK; encoded by the coding sequence ATGAATTTAGAAAAAATATATCAGCAGACAATACTCGAATATAGCAGACGTAAGGAACTAAACCGTGAAATTGAAAATCCGACATTTGCAGAACGTGGACATAATCCAAACTGTGGGGATGACTTGACGCTTGAAATAAAAACTGATGAAAACGGAGTAATAACAGATGCCGCTTTTATTGGAAGCGGATGTGCAATTTCAACGGCTTCTATGGCTATGCTGATTGACTTGGTAAAAGGGAAGACAATGGAAGAAGCAAAGAAAAAAGTAAATTTGTTTTTCAAAATGATGAAGCAGGAAGAAAAATTGACAAGTGAAGAAAGCAAAAAATTAGGAGATGCTGTTCTTATGGAATATGTGGCTCAAATGCCTGCAAGAGTAAAATGTGCGACACTTAGCTGGCATTCATTAAAAGTAATTGTAGAGAAAAGTGAAAAATAG